From a region of the Odontesthes bonariensis isolate fOdoBon6 chromosome 4, fOdoBon6.hap1, whole genome shotgun sequence genome:
- the LOC142379412 gene encoding histone H2A-like, with amino-acid sequence MSGRGKTGGKARAKAKTRSSRAGLQFPVGRVHRLLRKGNYAQRVGAGAPVYLAAVLEYLTAEILELAGNAARDNKKTRIIPRHLQLAVRNDEELNKLLGGVTIAQGGVLPNIQAVLLPKKTEKPAKAK; translated from the coding sequence ATGAGTGGACGTGGTAAGACCGGCGGTAAAGCCAGAGCTAAGGCAAAGACCCGCTCCTCCCGTGCCGGACTCCAGTTTCCAGTCGGCCGTGTCCACAGGCTGCTCCGTAAAGGCAACTATGCTCAGCGCGTCGGAGCCGGTGCCCCCGTGTACCTGGCTGCTGTGCTGGAGTACCTGACGGCTGAGATCCTGGAGCTTGCAGGAAACGCTGCCCGCGACAACAAGAAGACCCGCATCATCCCCCGTCACCTGCAGCTGGCTGTCCGCAACGACGAGGAGCTCAACAAGCTTCTCGGCGGAGTCACCATCGCTCAGGGCGGCGTgctgcccaacatccaggctgtCCTGCTGCCCAAGAAGACCGAGAAGCCCGCAAAGGCCAAGTAA
- the LOC142379414 gene encoding histone H2B 1/2-like, whose translation MPEPAKPAPKKGSKKAVTKATAKGGKKRRKTRKESYAIYVYKVLKQVHPDTGISSKAMSIMNSFVNDIFERIAAEASRLAHYNKRSTITSREIQTAVRLLLPGELAKHAVSEGTKAVTKYTSSK comes from the coding sequence ATGCCTGAACCCGCAAAGCCTGCGCCCAAGAAGGGCTCAAAGAAAGCCGTCACTAAAGCTACCGCTAAAGGAGgcaagaagaggagaaagaccAGGAAGGAGAGCTACGCCATCTACGTGTACAAGGTGCTGAAGCAAGTGCATCCAGACACCGGGATCTCCTCCAAGGCCATGAGCATCATGAACTCCTTCGTCAACGACATCTTTGAACGCATCGCCGCTGAGGCCTCTCGTCTGGCTCACTACAACAAGCGCTCCACCATCACCTCCAGGGAGATTCAGACCGCTGtgcgcctcctgctgcccggtGAGCTGGCCAAGCACGCCGTGTCTGAGGGCACGAAGGCCGTCACCAAGTACACCAGCTCCAAGTAA
- the LOC142379415 gene encoding THAP domain-containing protein 6-like, with protein sequence MPGWCAAYSCSNERTVEMRKQGITFHKFPKDDSLRKKWEVALRREGFTATNNSILCSQHFKQADFDRTGQIVRLRNGVIPSLFSFPVHLQKLVKDRTTSTSRRAEESLFMASEDSPEMATSNQQPQPNEEHGYALPASLTALKARLNEALERVEILEREKKNAISREKRAKMTVKSVLGELREKNLINEELSEKLSFYSDLKMDFVPKQGHEYTQDCREFALTLHLHGPKAYKYLRETRHFPLPHPQTLQRWLRSVDANDA encoded by the exons ATGCCGGGCTGGTGCGCTGCGTACTCCTGCTCAAACGAGCGAACGGTAGAGATGAGGAAACAAGGGATAacttttcacaa GTTTCCCAAAGATGACAGCTTGAGGAAGAAGTGGGAAGTGGCTTTGAGGAGAGAAGGATTCACTGCAACGAATAATTCAATACTCTGTAGTCAACATTTCAAACAGGCTGATTTTGATCGAACGGGTCAGATTGTCCGACTACGTAATGGAGTTATTCCATCCCTTTTCAGCTTTCCAGTTCACCTCCAAAAa CTGGTGAAGGACAGGACTACATCTACCTCCAGAAGAGCTGAAGAAAGCCTGTTCATGGCCTCTGAGGATTCTCCGGAAATGGCAACCTCAAACCAACAACCTCAGCCTAATGAG GAGCATGGGTATGCGTTGCCTGCTTCTCTAACCGCTTTGAAAGCCAGACTCAATGAAGCCTTGGAAAGAGTGGAAATTCTTGAGCGAGAGAAGAAGAATGCCATCTCCAGAGAAAAGAGGGCAAAGATGACAGTGAAGAGTGTTTTGGGGGAATTGAGGGAAAAGAACCTCATTAATGAAGAGCTCAGTGAGAAGCTTTCATTCTACTCGG ATCTTAAGATGGACTTTGTACCAAAGCAGGGCCATGAGTATACACAGGACTGCAGAGAGTTTGCACTGACGCTCCACCTTCATGGTCCAAAAGCATACAAATATCTCAGAGAGACTCGACATTTTCCCCTCCCACATCCACAAACATTGCAAAG ATGGCTGCGCTCGGTGGATGCCAATGATGCTTGA
- the LOC142379411 gene encoding histone H2B 1/2-like, with product MPELAKSAPKKGSKKAVTKMTAKGGKKRRKTWKESYGIYVYKVLKQVHPDTGISSKAMSIMNSFVNDIFERIAAEASRLAHYNKRSTITSREIQTAVRLLLPGELAKHAVSEGTKAVTKYTSSK from the coding sequence ATGCCTGAACTTGCAAAGTCTGCACCCAAGAAGGGCTCAAAGAAAGCCGTCACTAAAATGACCGCTAAAGGAGgcaagaagaggagaaagacctggaaggagagctacggcATCTACGTGTACAAGGTGCTGAAGCAGGTGCATCCAGACACCGGGATCTCCTCCAAGGCCATGAGCATCATGAACTCCTTCGTCAACGACATCTTTGAACGCATCGCTGCTGAGGCCTCTCGTCTGGCTCACTACAACAAGCGCTCCACCATCACCTCCAGGGAGATTCAGACCGCTGtgcgcctcctgctgcccggtGAGCTGGCCAAGCACGCCGTGTCTGAGGGCACGAAGGCCGTCACCAAGTACACCAGCTCCAAGTAA
- the LOC142378926 gene encoding histone H1-like: MAEVAPAPAPAPAPAPAKAAKKKVTKPKKTGPSVSDLIVQAVAASKERSGVSAAALKKTLAAGGYDVDKNKARVKTAIKSLVTKGTLVQTKGTGVTGSFKMSKKVEKKPAKKAAPKAKKPAAKKPTAVKKTKPAAAKKPAAAKKSPKKAKKPAVAAKKAAKSPKKATKSPKKVIKKAPKAKKAPVAKKATKAAKPAKPKAKKAAPKKK, encoded by the coding sequence ATGGCAGAAGTAGCTCCAGCACCAGCCCCGGCTCCGGCTCCGGCTCCGGCCAAAGCAGCCAAGAAGAAGGTCACCAAGCCCAAGAAGACCGGACCCAGCGTCAGCGACCTCATCGTCCAAGCCGTGGCCGCCTCCAAGGAGCGCAGCGGCGTGTCTGCAGCCGCGCTGAAGAAAACTCTGGCCGCCGGAGGTTACGATGTGGACAAGAACAAAGCCCGCGTCAAGACCGCCATCAAGAGCTTGGTCACAAAGGGGACTCTGGTCCAGACCAAGGGCACCGGGGTGACCGGCTCCTTCAAGATGAGCAAGAAAGTTGAGAAGAAGCCCGCCAAGAAAGCCGCTCCTAAAGCCAAGAAGCCCGCTGCAAAGAAACCCACCGCCGTCAAAAAGACCAAACCTGCAGCAGCCAAGAAGCCCGCAGCTGCTAAGAAGTCCCCCAAGAAGGCCAAGAAGCCCGCAGTAGCGGCTAAGAAAGCAGCCAAGAGCCCCAAGAAGGCCACCAAGAGTCCCAAGAAGGTGATTAAAAAGGCACCCAAAGCCAAGAAAGCACCTGTTGCCAAAAAGGCCACCAAAGCCGCCAAGCCAGCCAAGCCCAAAGCCAAGAAGGCAGCACCCAAGAAGAAGTGA
- the LOC142379413 gene encoding histone H3, producing MARTKQTARKSTGGKAPRKQLATKAARKSAPATGGVKKPHRYRPGTVALREIRRYQKSTELLIRKLPFQRLVREIAQDFKTDLRFQSSAVMALQEASEAYLVGLFEDTNLCAIHAKRVTIMPKDIQLARRIRGERA from the coding sequence ATGGCAAGAACCAAGCAGACCGCCCGTAAGTCTACTGGAGGCAAAGCCCCCAGAAAGCAGCTGGCCACCAAGGCCGCCCGGAAGAGCGCTCCGGCCACCGGCGGCGTGAAGAAGCCTCACCGCTACAGGCCCGGTACCGTGGCTCTCAGAGAGATCCGTCGCTACCAGAAATCCACCGAGCTGCTCATCCGCAAGCTGCCCTTCCAGCGCCTGGTCAGGGAGATCGCTCAGGACTTCAAGACTGACCTGCGCTTCCAGAGCTCCGCCGTCATGGCCCTGCAGGAGGCCAGCGAGGCCTACCTGGTCGGCCTCTTCGAGGACACCAACCTCTGCGCCATCCACGCCAAGAGAGTCACCATCATGCCCAAAGACATACAGCTGGCCCGGCGCATCCGCGGAGAGAGAGCTTAA